The nucleotide sequence GGGTCGTTGGTGTGATAGTGGAGCTGGAGCAGCAGTGGCTTGGAGATGTTGCTGCTCGTTGCTGCTCGACGGAAAAGGGTGGTCGATGGTCAGCTGGCGACGGGCTGGCTTGGCTGGAGGTGAACGATGAAGTGAGGAAGACGTGAAGCAGTTGATGATGAAACTCAGGCGTGGTGGTTTGGAGATGGACGTTCGTCTGTGGTCGGAGAGCTGATGGAGTCGACGGTGAGGCTGGTTGGTCACGTCGCTGGTTTGGTGGTTCGTCGACGGGAATGGAGATGGCAGTTGCTCAACTGAAGAGTGGTCGAGGGGCGTTCGAGCTGGAGTTGCTCGCTGATGGTTATGGGGATAACAGAAGCAGACTGGTCGCTTGGTTTCGACGACGAGGCGGAGGTTGGGCTATTGGTGGTCGCCGCTGGAAAGACGACGAAGAAGATAAAGCAACAGGGGTGGGGTGGGTGTCTTTCTTTTTAgggatttttgttgttgttagggaatgaaaaatgaaaaattgaaaaggGGGGTTGGGGTtcgtttgggttatggggcggaccgggttggGTCGACCCGGTGGGGGTTTGGTTCTTTGAgcctgtggtttaaaattgaagaaaaggcccaatccgattttcttcttcttttatttccattgcttctttttcttttttgttttcttaaaataaaactaaaattctaaaaattctaaattaacctatagaactaaattaatttataaaagtactaattaactcttaataataattAAGACACAATTacatagcaattaacgataaaatcacataatttggacattaaatgttaaaacttcaacgtacattatttttatgatttttgttcttgtaaaaccaacttaattactcctaattgtagaatcgaatcctaaatgcagatgcaaacatttttgtattctttttattaatttaacacatAAACATGCACGAACGAAATGcaaacaatataagaaaaataacccaaaattcacaacaattgcaaacaaacgaaaattattttattttgatttttttttgggagtagttctcgtagggcaaaaatcacgtgctcacaatgatgGTGAGTTTATATCCCAAGCCTTTAAtaattattgtatttcaactgggataacaattgagcatccggttgctcatgttcatacataaaatggtctagcagaatcattgatcaaacgcctctaattaattgctagaccaatgcttatgagaacaaaacttctcatttcagtatggggtcatgctattttgcacgcagcagcacttgtgcggataaggcccacaagttatcataaagtctccccattacaattggcttttggtcaggagccaaatatttcctatcttaggatctttggttgtgcgatatatgttccaattgctccaccacaacgcacaaagatgggtcctcaaagaaggttggggatatatgttggatatgaatctccttctattataaaatatctagagccgatggttggagatttatttacggcaagattttctgattgccattttgatgaatcagtatatccaacattaggggagaaaataagcagctgaaaaagaagatagattggaatgcattatcactgtctcatttagatcctcgaacaaatcaatgtgaacaagaggttcaaaagattattcatttacaaaatattgcaaatcaattgccagatgcattcactgacctaccaagggtgactaagtcacatattccagctgctaatgctccaattcgagttgatatcccggcaggacaattaattaaagcaaatgagtctaagccatgcttgaaacgtggtagaccaatcagttctaaagataaaaatcctcgaagaagaaaaggagcaagtgatcaaagtgaacataacacagaggtagtggctcaagaagagccccaagatgtaacaaatgataagaccataggagaggtccaggtacctgaaaataatgaaaatgaagagatatcaataactTATGTCTCAACCGgaaaaagatggaaccgaaataatattgttatcgataacatttttgcttataatgttgctgttgaaataatgcaacaagatgaggatcttgaaccaaaatctgtcaatgaatgtagacagagaaatgattggctaAGATGGAAAAacgctatccaggcagagttaacttcacttggaaaacgtaaagtcttcggacccatagttcgaacacctgaaggcataaaaccagtagggtataaatggatttttgtgcgaaaacgaaatgataaaaatgaagtcgttagatataaagcgcgacttgtggcacaagggttttcccaaaggcctcgaattgattatatagagacatattctcctgtagtggatgctatcaccttcaggtatctcataaatatggcagtgcaagaaaaacttgatatgcatctaatggatgttgttacaacctatttgtatggatcattagacaacgaattttttatgaaagtacctgagggatttaaagtgccagaagcatataaaagttttcgagaaacttgttcaataaagcttcagaaatctttatacggattgaaacaatcaggtcgtatgtggtacaatcgcctaagtgaatacctgttgaaagaagggtacaagaatgatccaattatccttgtgtctttataaaaaggtctggatctgaatttgttataatcgccgtgtatgttgatgatttaaatatcattggaactcctggggagcttccaaaaatAGTAGATTGTTTGAagaaaaaatttgaaatgaaagatcttggaaagacaaaattttgtcttggtctacaaattgagtatatgaaagatggaatatttgtccatcaatcaacatacaccgaaaagattttaaagcgattctatatggataaagcacatccattgagtaccccgatggttgtgagatcacttgatataaagaaagatccattccgacctcatgaaaataatgaagtgcttcttggtgccgaagtaccatatcttagtgcaattggggcattaatgtatcttgccaataattcccgaccagatatagctttctcagtaagcttattggcaagatttagtactttgccaacacaaagacactggaatagtattaatcatatattcaaatacctccaagggaccattgatatgaatttattttattcaaatgaatccaagccatcattgattggttatgcagatgcaggatatttgtctgatccacacaaaggtcgatctcagacaggctatttatttacaagtggaggtacaaccatatcatggcgttcgacaaaacaaactatggttgctacttcttcaaatcatgcagagataatagccattcacgaagcaagtcgagaatgcgtttagttaagatctataactcaacacattcagcaaacatgtggtctttcttcgaaagagaatattccaacaatattgtatgaagacaatgctgcatgcatagctcaattgaaatgaggatatatcaaaggagatagaacaaaacacatttcaccgaaattctttttcactcatgatcttcaaaagaatggtgaaatagatgtacaacaagttcgttcaagtgataatttggctgagCTGTTCACTAAGGcgttaccaacctcaatatttgaaaagctgatatataaaattggaatgcgtcgtcttcgagacattaagtgatttttcatcagggggagtaactacacgctgcactcttttccttaaccaaggttttgtcccactgggttttcctggtaaggtttttaatgaggcagcaagcaatgcatattataaataactatgtacatcccaatatttttttttaaagtttttaatgaggcacattatcttacatggacatccaagggggagtgttatgaatagtttgtacattgaatactactttggatactacattggatgctacattggatgtccatgttgtgaataacttaaagattaaattttctattttatgtctatcatctttactttttatgcctataaaaggccatgtaattgcaatggaaaaatacaccaaagtgaaagaagaaaacacttctcccttctttctatctcttcttatttacattttactgcattacttttattttataacataatCTACTTTCCGTCACATTTCCTCTACTTTCTTTGCTAGTACTTCCTTTGTCTTACTTCATACGACATAATTTTTAGGGCCAAATTAAAATTTGGATATACAATCTTTAAATTTAGTGCAataaaagttatatatatattttaaaattacataaaaatatactataaattataataattaattatttaacataTTTAAAAAGCATATAAAAAAGTCACGACCAAAcataagtctggataactctctAAATAATAAATTATATCACATAAAGAACATCATTAAGCGCTATTTACAAACGTCTTTTGAAATGAAAAGGGCAAAAAGGGAAATCCAGAAATCATACGCATTATATAGCATGATAAAGTTATCGGATACCAAGCAAACCCTCCATCTGTCTTTCATTTTACAGCCCCTTTGCTTCCCACTGCTGCTAGGGTTTTAGCTCACTCTTCAAGGTTAGCTCTCTGTACCCCCTACCACCCCACCCACCCACCCTACTAATCTCTGTAATGGGTctccaattttatgcttttcttaaTTATTCTTGTTTGTATGCATCTTTATTTGTACATATCTCTAATTCTGTGTTAGTATGGTTTTTTTAATGGGATAATATTATTGAAGAATAGCTTGTATTTATATTATTGATGGGCTTGGATGAATCTGTTTTATTGATTGGATTATGGTTTATGTTTATTGGATCTTAATCTGTTGAAAAAGTTGCAACCTTGTGCTGGGTTCCAGGTATCCAGTGGAATTAGGCGACGGGCATGTAAGGTGGCCTGGACACTATAATCATAAGAGCAGTTGCAAACTTTATGGAACTTTGACTGTTTTCTCCTATACTAAAAGTGTGTGTATATGGTACAATAAGGATATTTTTGCGTTGCCAAATTTTTCTTTCTGTTAGATAATGCAGTTCCAAGTGTAAAGTGAATTTGgacattattttttaaattttaattaaattttacaTATTCTTGAACTATATTAAAGGGTTGTTGGTGACAAATTTATGGTTTAAAATATTCATAACATAGTTTAGAGCGATAGTTGAGGGAACTGGTGCTTACCTCTAAATATGAGAGTATTGTTCTTGGGGGTAATGATATACTTAAGATGTTCTCTGGTCTTGCTTTTGTTTAGTTGGTACCTACTGTTAGCTCTAGTACTCATGTATACACTTGTGTTTCAGACTCCTatagtattttttttagtttcaacTTTGTGGCTGTTGTTTAGTGTAGTTTATACTTGGAGGTTGTTACAGATATACTGTGCCTAATGAAATAGAAATGCAAGTTTTTAATacattattttgtttttttttgagaAATATTGATTTATGGTGATTTTCTTGGACAGATGAATGTAGAAAAGCTGCGTAAGATGGCCGGTTCGGTCAGAACTGGTGGAAAGGGTACCATGAGAAGGTCTGTTTATTTTTCTGTAGCTGCTGTAACTAGTCAACTACACCACATGGGAACGGGTAGTGTACTGTATTAAAAAAGAATGTCTGTCTTGTTGCAAACTTAAAAGATATAGGTTATGCAGTTTTATTAAGGTCAGAACTTaagcaaagaaaggagaaaaaaaggaGGGCTTATTGTCTCCTTTCGTAtcttaaaaaaagggaaaataagagCGAGATAGTCGCTAACCTTGCGCCTTCCCTTCTGCTTACACCATTTCTTTGTGAATGCTCCATCCAACACCTTAtcaagaaaaaaaaggggaagcAGGAGGAGAATGATAAGGTATCTCTTTGTGTCCTGTCATGTTTTTAAATAGCGCTTAATGAGTGCTTCTTCTGCAGAAAGAAGAAGGCCGTTCACAAAACAACTACAACCGATGACAAAAGACTACAGAGCACCTTGAAAAGAATAGGTGTCAATGCCATTCCTGCTATTGAAGAAGTCAACATTTTCAAGGAGGATGTTGTTATCCAATTCATTAACCCCAAAGGTatcaaatatatttatatttcacTTATTAGTTTAGTCATTTGTTATTTGCCATTTTAATAaccttttttttgaattcttttcagTTCAAGCATCTATTGCTGCAAACACATGGGTCGTTAGTGGTTCCCCCCAGACAAAGAGTATGTGTTCTACTCTTTCCTCATGCTTTGGTTTTACTAGGTAGCTGCTACATTGTGAATAAAACCACAGCTTACCTCTATAAACTATGTCCAAAAGAAAAAATAGCATTTTCTTCTACCGATTTTTCCGATGTAAGGGTCCTTGGTTGTTTGAGGATATACTCTTCTGCACTGTTTACCTCCTTTTGCTTAATGTTTTGAGCACGTATTAGTATTAAAACTCTTGGAATTGGTGATAAGGCGCTCATTCTTGTTTCTTGTATGATGCATGACAATTTCTAAGCTATATTTCTTTCTTCTTGCAGAATTGCAGGATATCCTTCCTCAAATTATTCACCAATTGGGTATGTAGTCATTATTTTGACTGCAGTTTAGATATGACCACTGCTTTTGAACAACTAAACATATattgatttttcaaaaaattacaaATTTTTCAGGTCCTGATAATTTGGAGAATTTGAAGAAGTTGGCTGAGCAGTTCCAGAAGCAGGGTGCTGCTGCAGGTACAGGTGAGGCTGCAGGTGCGGCCGCAGCACAGGAAGACGATGATGATGAAGTACCAGATCTCGTGGCTGGTGAAACTTTTGAAGGTGCTGCCGAGGAGGGTCACACTTCTTGAAGTTTTTGTTAAATTTTGTGGCATCCCTTACTTTCAATGTTTTGATGTCAGTTTTACATTTTAGCTTTTGAGTGTTCTATTTGATTTCTATTTGCGACACATCTCAAAAGAATTCCTTAAATGCTTTTAAGTAAGCTACTTTGCCCTTCAAAGTCTACTCATCTATGTGGGAATAGTATGTGTTGATCTGTACTATCTAGTCTTTACTGGCCTCTCAGCCATCGGGTGATAAATTGTGGGGAGAACTTATTTTTCTTCTCGTTTTAAAAGGCCAATGCTAATTGTGTCTGGATTTCTTTGCTGTGCTTAGTAACACAGAAGTTTGAGTAGTTATAGTTCTCAGATTGCTAGGGCAGCTCTCTCGACGGACGACTTATAAACTTCTAAGTTGCAATTGCAATGAAGTAGAACATTTGTTAGTGATTTCTTTTACACATTTCAATTCCAAACTAATTATAGAGATCAGTATGAATCTTTGGTATACATTACATCTTCAAGATTTTTGGTAGTCTAAGGGATTGTCAGGGGTGCATCAACTGTTGTTAGGTAGGTTTTTAATTTATTGCACTTCACCTTTTTCTATTTGAAGTTGGAATTGTTTATGCTTTATCTCACATTTATTGTTCAGCGCTCAGTGATATGCCATGAAACCTATAGCTGATAATGCAAAGCAACTATCCTGGGAATTGAGTGAGCGTTGTAAAACAGGCTCCTATGTTTGGCAACTTATTTGAAAGAAATCACTGGATACCATTATGTCAATGTGTTCCCTAAAGTTTAAAAATAAGCTCAAATTGAATCAtccaaatgaaaaataaaatataaaagagGTTGGTACAATCGGGAGTTGCAACTAGTTGATGTGAGGCGTTTAGGTGTTGTAAAAATAGCCTTGGCGTTGCACAAAACACAAATGGGAGAAGGACAGTCACGTTTGTTAAATGGTTCACAAGTTCTACCGAATGACAAAATTTGGTATATATAGTTGGTCATATGCATGTGTTGTTCAATTGTTGACAACGGCAAAACCTTGATACTATCTTCATTCTATTTATCTTGTTTAATTATTCATAAGTTTAGCAAATGACTTTCTATTTTCATGATATACCAATCAGAATGAGGGTCCTACCTACGTACATGACGTGTGGGTGGGTGGGGGTAGGGAGGGGCGGGGGTTCAACTTAATGCGGGAGAGGCATGAGTGCAGTTCGATCTTGTGGTGTATTCGTTTATAGCCTCTTTCTCGTTGATCATTGTCGAATGGAAAAATCTTGCTTGTGTTCAATTTTTCACAAGTTTTGCAAGACAAACAAAACTTGATATTATCTTCATTCTGCCTATCTTGTTGAATTGTTTACAAATTTTGCCGAATGGATAAATCATGTCTGTGTTGTACATATGTTCACTCAACATTTGTCAACGATTCAATAGCAGAGGCATGAAGGGTGGACAGTGCGGACTTCACAGACGACATAAAAAATAGATGGAGTAATGTTCCAATTTGTCATCGATTCAAGTGGTCAGAAAATAATTCTCACTGACAGTGAATcattctttcatatcaaactgtCTAGTGAGTCAGAAAGAAGAATAGCCTCTCTTTTATGTACACAACATTTATCTACATTAAGAATGAGAATCACAAATCAAGAGCTGGTTCCCAATGACCGGAGAAGCAATGTGTTCCCAAATAGAGCAACAAGTAACAAAACAGTAACTGCGTGCTGTCATAAGGTATTGGTGTTGGTGTAACCAGAAAACAAGATGAAGCGAGTAGAACGTAATATGCCTCAATTGTTAGGCTACTACGCGTTTTGCTTTAGGGTGTGGCCTAGCGGTCTAAGCATTAATAAGGTGACCTACCAGTCAATGAAATGAATTGAAAGTTATGAAAAATCACGGTCCAAATACAAGCAATGTAAAAAGCCAATCAGGTTATAAACCAAAGTGGATAGGAGTTACCTATACATGCGAATAGTGAGAGGTAGTTGGATGATAGTTATGAAAAATCAGGGTTCAATTCTTAGTGCGGGTACCAAACGTTAGATGATTTCTTCTCATTTATCTAAGACAGGTGGGTAGCCTAATGAAATAGACGATGAGCGTGCAAATGAGTCTGCGCATCATCATTTATCAAATGGAAAATGCCTTTTATACATTTCCTTTCAGAGAAATATCATATAACAAAGTTCTAATGCAACTCAATAAGTAAGGCAGATTTGTAAAAGTCAATAAGCCAGAACTCCAAAGTAGAGAACAAAATATATTGCAAAACAAACAAGCATGCACCATTGCGCACTTGCATCCGAGACAACACATCGCATTCAAAATTTAATATTGCAGGAAACATTATGTGAAACTTCTCTCAAGATCCTCATGCCACATTTTGAAGGTTAAGCACCGAAAAACAAATGCCCCGGTTACCTATTCATGTAACTGGAATTGATCTACTAAAAAAAGTTACCATCTTGTACACTATTTAATCATAAGTCCTACGAAAAATTGAAAACTGTACATGTATATGCTAAAAAGAAGAATTATGCTTCTATATTTGCCTGGAATAACCTCCTTGTTTGTCATTTGTTGATTTGTCAAAAGAAAAGGATGTGAAAAATCACCTTTTCTCCTGTAATTCTGCAACAGGTACAAAGATAACCGAAGATTCATCTACACGTGAAGCATCTGCTCTTCTATATCTGCGATTTGGAAGCCTTAGTAAAATGTCCTGTAGTCTCGCTATTTTGTCCTTGATTCCGCAAAGCTTCTGCATCTCAGCTTCAGCTTCTTGGATTCTTTCCCTTTCCTTGGAATTGAGttttctcctttccttttttgCTCTCTCTCTCAGTAGTTTCAAGCTCACATCATCGCCAAATTCTACAGTTGTCTGCTTGGAACAGAAAATTCTTAGAACACAAATATAACGTACCTCGGCCTTTCAAATAGACTTCTCAAGTGAAAAATGactaaaatgggaaataaatctGTTTTTTCAACTAGAGTACACATTGAACAATAACTAAGAAAGGAATACGGGAAATGCTACTTGTATAAACTTCTACGAAAACTGaaaaagtttgaattttgaaataggAAATAGCAAGCAAATTGTGCTTGAAATAGCATGCATTGAGATAAAAACGGGAGGGTTTCCACGATTGCGTTCATAGATTGGTTGCCTATTTCTGCAGCTAAATTTGCATtcattattttttgaaaacctGTAGTACATGTCACTTCAGTCATGGTCACGATCCTCTAACCGGCAAAAAGTATCTTCTCACCCAGATGATAAGCTATTTTCTTTCCTAATACTCTTTTGCCTTTGTTAATTTCcttttaattattcttttaaataattttctttttctgATAGTTAAACCCACATGATAACTTTCTCTAGAGAGAATATGATCCCGAGCTAAGAAATGAAGCGCAGGCaaagactattttcttatacttcAGAATAGAAATCAGTCATCCAATATGCTATAGCATATATTTATTAATGTAGAAGACACCAAATAGAACTGCACATGGGTTCTCCGATAAAATGTACCTCTAATTTGTCAATTGATGGTTTTACGGCTTTTTTGCCATGCTTTTTCTTGGAAGTACTGATCATCAAGTTGGCAGTTTCTTCATTAGGTGATCTCTCAAGGTTACATGCATGGGCTGCattttcttcttcatcccttGACGAAATCTGATCTGCAGGTTTATCCTTTACAGTCTCATATACACATCCTTCTGATGTTGTAGGACTAGTAACTTGGCACGGTTCTGCACTCTCAACCTGCTGATACCCATGAATGTAAAAGGACTTCAGAACAGAAATATTCAGCTCTGGGCCAAATGTACGTCAGCCCCTGAAGTTTAGAGTTCATAAAGTAGCCCGTAAAAGAACAGAAAAGTAACTGATAAAATGATAATGCCAAAGGTAATGTAATGATCATCATAGTCATGACAAAAGCAGAAATGGCAAGAAAAAAGATGGAGAAGGCTCTGAGAAACTTAAGGACTAAAATTGAAGTACGGATCATCAAGGAGAATCGGAAGAGGCTCTGGGTAACTTAAGGACTAAAATTGACGGACACCTGTAACTTTAGCTCAATCCTTACCTTTCGAGCTTTAAGAGCCATATACCGTGCATTCTTGAACCATTTGTTAACCTAGAAATAGCATGAAAAAGACAAATAAGCAAACGGCAACAAAATATAAAGCTAATAGTTTAAAGTAGCTTCCACCAACCTATCCCTCAACAGACATCTCATCAGGCCTTAAGGTTTAGGCTTTCGAACATTCAATTTATACCCCGAACATGTAACAATATCAGTTGCTAGAGTAACACATTAAACTTCGTGGATTATTGACCAATTAAGTTGCCAATTTCTAACAGTTTTGGCTTCAAACGTTAGCTTTAATAATAATGGAAGACTACAGTACTACAGGAATTAAACTTCCAGGTGTTTATCAACAAACTAATATTATCATTACCTTCTCCGATTCAAGTCCTAGCTGCTTGGAGAGGTTCTCCC is from Nicotiana tabacum cultivar K326 chromosome 18, ASM71507v2, whole genome shotgun sequence and encodes:
- the LOC107797283 gene encoding basic transcription factor 3 — protein: MNVEKLRKMAGSVRTGGKGTMRRKKKAVHKTTTTDDKRLQSTLKRIGVNAIPAIEEVNIFKEDVVIQFINPKVQASIAANTWVVSGSPQTKKLQDILPQIIHQLGPDNLENLKKLAEQFQKQGAAAGTGEAAGAAAAQEDDDDEVPDLVAGETFEGAAEEGHTS